In Zea mays cultivar B73 chromosome 7, Zm-B73-REFERENCE-NAM-5.0, whole genome shotgun sequence, the following proteins share a genomic window:
- the LOC103632072 gene encoding probable glycosyltransferase At5g03795 produces the protein MPASAATTTTTSSAAPSPSLLPCLHVHAHGRASAAAACCLLVLVTFLVVAACWWDPRTREASSWFLSPPRSAPSSFSSLTSAGGVGGGGEHLLATASSYYSAAAGFRNSTGKEVHQEVRGHGGDDRGFLSFVNSSFGYDEAPPPSAPAPASPVTGGSDEVIIQSTPPQVERRRDDVKLERLELGLARARSAIMEAIRKKDKVSPLPDKDYVPMGPVYRNAHVFHRSYLEMERQLKVYVYEEGEPPVFHDGPCRSIYSTEGRFIHSMETETEAEEGRRLRTRDPARAHVFFLPFSVVKMVQTIYEPGSRDMAPLKRTVADYVRVLSSKYPYWNRSLGADHFMLSCHDWGPYVSSANAQLFGNSIRVLCNANTSEGFDPARDVSLPQVNLRSDAVERQVGGPSASRRPVLAFFAGGNHGPVRPALLAHWGPGGRRGGDPDVRVSEYLPRGGGAPSYADMMRRSRFCLCPGGYEVASPRLAEALYLGCVPVVVDDGEYALPFADVLDWDAFALRLRVADIPRLKEILAAVSPRQYIRMQRRVRMVRRHFMLHGGPPRRYDAFHMILHSVWLRRLNVRIAAAE, from the exons atGCCCGCCAGTGCCGCCACCACCACAACCACCTCCTCCGCGGCTCCCTCTCCCTCGTTGTTGCCGTGCTTGCATGTCCATGCACACGGCAGGGCCTCGGCTGCGGCGGCCTGCTGCCTACTCGTGCTCGTGACTTTCCTGGTGGTGGCCGCCTGCTGGTGGGACCCCAGGACGCGAGAAGCTTCCAGCTGGTTCCTGTCGCCGCCGCGGTCTGCCCCCTCTTCCTTCTCGTCCTTGACGAGTGCCGGTGGAGTTGGCGGTGGTGGCGAGCACCTATTGGCCACCGCCAGCTCGTACTACTCCGCCGCCGCCGGCTTCAGGAACAGCACTGGCAAAGAGGTGCACCAGGAGGTCCGGGGTCATGGTGGTGATGATCGTGGCTTCCTCTCCTTCGTCAACTCCAGCTTCGGCTATGACGAAGCGCCGCCGCCATCCGCACCGGCTCCGGCGTCTCCAGTGACG GGAGGCTCAGATGAGGTGATAATCCAGTCCACGCCGCCACAGGTTGAGAGGAGAAGAGACGACGTGAAACTGGAGCGACTAGAGCTTGGCCTCGCGAGAGCTCGGTCCGCGATAATGGAAGCCATCAGGAAGAAGGACAAGGTATCTCCGTTGCCTGACAAGGACTACGTGCCGATGGGACCGGTGTACAGGAACGCCCACGTGTTCCACAGGAGCTACCTGGAGATGGAGAGGCAGCTGAAGGTGTACGTGTACGAGGAAGGCGAGCCGCCGGTGTTCCACGACGGGCCGTGCCGCAGCATATACTCGACGGAGGGCAGGTTCATCCACTCCATGGAGACGGAGACGGAGGCGGAGGAGGGCCGGCGGCTGCGGACCCGGGACCCGGCCCGCGCCCACGTCTTCTTCCTCCCGTTCAGCGTCGTCAAGATGGTGCAGACGATCTACGAGCCCGGATCGCGCGACATGGCCCCGCTCAAGCGCACCGTCGCCGACTACGTCCGCGTGCTCTCCTCCAAGTACCCCTACTGGAACCGCAGCCTCGGCGCGGACCACTTCATGCTCTCCTGCCATGACTGG GGCCCGTACGTGTCGTCGGCGAACGCGCAGCTGTTCGGCAACTCCATCCGCGTGCTGTGCAACGCCAACACGTCGGAGGGGTTCGACCCGGCCAGGGACGTGTCGCTGCCGCAGGTCAACCTGCGGAGCGACGCGGTGGAGCGGCAGGTGGGCGGGCCGTCGGCGTCGCGGCGCCCGGTCCTGGCCTTCTTCGCGGGCGGCAACCACGGGCCGGTCCGGCCGGCGCTGCTGGCGCACTGGGGCCCCGGCGGGCGGCGGGGAGGCGACCCGGACGTGCGGGTCAGCGAGTACCTgccccgcggcggcggcgcgccgtCGTACGCGGACATGATGCGGCGCAGCCGCTTCTGCCTCTGCCCCGGCGGCTACGAGGTGGCGTCCCCGCGCCTGGCGGAGGCCCTGTACCTGGGCTGCGTCCCCGTCGTGGTGGACGACGGCGAGTACGCGCTGCCCTTCGCCGACGTGCTCGACTGGGACGCCTTCGCGCTGCGCCTGCGCGTCGCCGACATTCCCCGCCTCAAGGAGATCCTGGCGGCCGTGTCGCCGCGGCAGTACATCCGGATGCAGCGCCGGGTGAGGATGGTGCGCCGCCACTTCATGCTGCACGGCGGGCCGCCCCGCCGGTACGACGCGTTCCACATGATCCTCCACTCCGTCTGGCTCAGGAGGCTCAACGTTAGGATCGCAGCAGCTGAATGA
- the LOC100274311 gene encoding Methylmalonate-semialdehyde dehydrogenase [acylating], mitochondrial, giving the protein MLRSALFRSAPGLRRSPATAHLSTAAAAAAAWLSNGPASAPSRVRLLIGGEFVESRADEHVDVTNPATQEVVSRIPLTTADEFKAAVDAARTAFPGWRNTPVTTRQRVMFKFQELIRANMDKLAENITTEQGKTLKDAWGDVFRGLEVVEHACGMGTLQMGEYVSNVSNGIDTFSIREPLGVCAGICPFNFPAMIPLWMFPIAVTCGNTFVLKPSEKDPGAAMMLAELAMEAGLPKGVLNIVHGTNDVVNNICDDEDIKAVSFVGSNTAGMHIYSRASAAGKRVQCNMGAKNHAIILPDADRDATLNALIAAGFGAAGQRCMALSTAVFVGGSESWEDELVKRASGLVVSSGMVNDADLGPVISRQAKDRICKLVQSGVDSGARILLDGRKIVVPRYEDGNFVGPTILADVKSDMECYKEEIFGPVLLLMKAESLEDAIQIINRNKYGNGASIFTTSGVSARKFQTDIEAGQVGINVPIPVPLPFFSFTGSKASFAGDLNFYGKAGVQFFTQIKTITQQWKESPVQRVSLSMPTSQK; this is encoded by the exons ATGCTCCGCTCGGCGCTCTTCCGCTCAG CCCCCGGGCTCCGCCGGTCTCCGGCGACGGCCCACTtatccaccgccgccgccgccgccgcagcgtGGCTCTCCAACGGCCCTGCCTCCGCCCCG TCTAGGGTGCGCCTCCTCATCGGCGGGGAGTTCGTCGAGTCGCGCGCCGACGAGCACGTCGACGTCACCAACCCC GCGACGCAGGAGGTGGTGTCCCGGATCCCGCTCACCACGGCCGATGAGTTCAAAGCTGCCGTCGATGCCGCCAGGACGGCCTTCCCCGGCTGGCGGAACACGCCCGTCACGACGCGGCAGCGCGTCATGTTCAAGTTCCAGGAGCTCATCCGGGCTAACATG GACAAGCTTGCAGAGAACATCACTACGGAGCAGGGGAAGACGCTAAAAGATGCTTGGGGCGACGTGTTCCGCGGCCTAG aggtggtggagcatgcttGTGGAATGGGAACACTGCAAATGGGCGAATATGTATCAAATGTTTCTAATGGGATTGACACCTTCAGCATTCGGGAGCCACTTGGTGTTTGCGCTGGGATATGCCCATTTAATTTTCCTGCTATGATTCCCCTATGG ATGTTTCCCATAGCAGTTACGTGTGGCAATACTTTTGTTCTTAAGCCATCGGAAAAGGACCCAG GGGCTGCTATGATGCTTGCGGAGCTAGCAATGGAAGCTGGTTTGCCTAAGGGTGTTTTGAACATCGTTCATGGCACCAAT GATGTTGTCAATAATATTTGTGACGATGAGGATATTAAGGCTGTATCTTTTGTTGGTTCCAATACA GCTGGTATGCATATTTATTCTAGAGCATCTGCTGCAGGCAAGCGTGTTCAG TGCAATATGGGAGCAAAGAATCATGCAATTATCCTTCCCGATGCTGATAGAGATGCTACATTGAATGCCCTTATTGCTGCTGGATTTGGTGCAGCAGGGCAAAGGTGCATGGCATTGAGCACTGCTGTTTTTGTTGGCGGTTCAGAATCATG GGAGGATGAATTAGTCAAACGTGCAAGTGGCCTTGTTGTTAGTTCAGGAATGGTTAATGATGCAGACCTTGGTCCAGTGATCAGCCGACAG GCAAAGGATCGTATCTGTAAATTAGTTCAAAGTGGTGTTGACAGTGGTGCTCGTATATTGCTTGATGGAAGAAAGATAGTG GTTCCTCGCTATGAAGATGGAAATTTTGTTGGCCCAACCATTCTGGCTGATGTTAAAAGTGACATGGAGTGTTACAAG GAGGAAATATTTGGTCCAGTGCTTCTCTTAATGAAG GCGGAGAGCCTAGAAGATGCCATCCAAATCATAAACAGAAACAA GTATGGCAATGGTGCTTCCATATTTACAACATCTGGCGTCTCTGCCAGGAAATTTCAAACAGACATTGAAGCTGGCCAG GTGGGCATCAACGTGCCGATTCCAGTCCCCCTGCCGTTCTTCTCCTTCACGGGCAGCAAAGCTTCATTCGCAGGAGATTTGAATTTCTACG GCAAGGCTGGCGTGCAGTTCTTCACCCAGATCAAGACGATCACGCAGCAGTGGAAGGAGTCGCCGGTGCAGCGGGTCTCGCTCTCCATGCCCACCTCGCAGAAGTGA